A single genomic interval of Coccidioides posadasii str. Silveira chromosome 1, complete sequence harbors:
- a CDS encoding uncharacterized protein (EggNog:ENOG410QEAJ~COG:M): MEPVPPTGPVELASLPNEILLSIADYLDEPCIGSLASANSHLNTVFTPYLYARNVKRSGASALWWAIKRGERATAQKSLDAGADLDAQPPLKYRDPFSAGHFAAYLATRWLGPSLTRRGIDKGEEQKRADLLLFLIDNGMSVDAKCGNDASTVVQHAARVGNDELVFRLIDKGANINVISSLKQTLLHDAAKLCKAELISLLINRGLDIHARDGGGFTPLHQAALGKNEATVRTLIERGADVNCTSNDGVSPLLLAAAVRHSGPVIELLVRNGADVNHRAHNQATPLHIATDKGYLEVVLALVEHGANVDVAQHDGNTPLHFMLRLPHSEANLELIKLLIKKGADVNSQNNRGASPLHTAAATMYLDAVRLLVEHGAAVNKQDALGFTALHFAGTGTEIRRDLATILLENGADMRLKNNSGFQALNASLWQSRDDNEWIEKALAKFGGNDQEANAEN, translated from the coding sequence CCTGTGCCACCAACAGGACCTGTCGAGTTGGCATCTCTGCCGAACGAAATCCTTCTCTCCATTGCCGATTACCTAGACGAGCCCTGCATCGGTAGCCTTGCCAGCGCAAACAGTCACCTCAACACCGTCTTTACCCCGTATCTATACGCACGCAACGTGAAGCGCAGCGGTGCCTCCGCTCTTTGGTGGGCTATTAAACGCGGCGAAAGGGCAACTGCGCAGAAATCCTTAGATGCCGGTGCTGATCTTGACGCACAACCCCCTCTCAAATATCGAGACCCCTTCTCTGCTGGCCACTTTGCTGCTTACCTTGCTACGCGGTGGCTGGGCCCCTCACTAACGCGTCGAGGAATTGACAAGGGTGAAGAGCAAAAGCGCGCTGACCTTCTTCTGTTCTTAATTGACAATGGAATGAGCGTCGACGCAAAATGCGGCAACGATGCATCGACCGTAGTTCAACATGCGGCCAGGGTCGGAAATGATGAGCTTGTTTTCCGTTTGATCGACAAGGGTGCAAATATCAATGTCATATCCTCCCTCAAGCAGACGCTGTTGCATGACGCTGCTAAGTTATGTAAAGCAGAACTAATCAGCCTCCTCATCAATCGGGGTCTTGACATCCATGCTCGAGATGGCGGAGGTTTCACTCCTTTGCATCAGGCGGCGCTTGGAAAAAATGAAGCGACAGTCCGCACACTCATTGAACGTGGAGCTGATGTCAACTGTACCTCCAATGATGGCGTGTCTCCCTTGCTGCTCGCCGCTGCCGTCCGTCATAGTGGTCCCGTTATCGAACTGCTCGTTCGCAATGGAGCCGATGTCAACCATCGAGCTCACAACCAGGCCACTCCGTTGCATATAGCAACTGACAAGGGCTATTTGGAAGTCGTGCTTGCGTTAGTCGAACATGGAGCGAACGTTGACGTGGCCCAGCATGACGGAAATACACCACTCCACTTCATGCTGCGGCTTCCACATTCTGAAGCGAATCTCGAACTGATCAAGCTTCTAATCAAAAAAGGAGCAGACGTAAATAGTCAGAATAATAGAGGGGCCTCCCCGCTGCATACTGCGGCCGCCACTATGTACTTGGATGCCGTCAGACTGCTGGTTGAACATGGGGCCGCCGTCAATAAGCAGGATGCGCTCGGGTTTACTGCCCTCCACTTTGCTGGGACTGGGACAGAGATCAGAAGGGATCTGGCGACCATACTGCTGGAAAACGGGGCAGACATGAGATTGAAGAATAATAGTGGATTTCAGGCCCTAAACGCATCACTTTGGCAGTCACGGGATGATAATGAGTGGATCGAAAAGGCACTCGCAAAGTTTGGGGGGAATGATCAGGAGGCTAATGCTGAGAATTGA
- the NOT5 gene encoding general negative regulator of transcription subunit 5 (EggNog:ENOG410PIR5~COG:K~BUSCO:5258at33183) has product MTSRKTQQEIDRTFKKVAEGIQSFEGIYEKIKTTTNLAQRDKLEDNLKREIKKLQRFRDQIKTWASGNEVKDKGPLLEQRRAIETCMEQFKAVEKEMKTKAYSKEGLSAAARLDPKEKERVETCEFLSSMVDILQQKIEAMEAEEEMLQATMKKGKKDASKATRLADISRISERHKWHVAKLELLLRSLQNGNVETGQVIDIKEAIKYYAEDGHNADFCGEDETIYDDIELGDDEAQFGMGLDNDRVSSQDTQSIQEDDQSEVRRGKADTGPPRRSSTQTKSPLSALATLNLNGQSSTPAPTMKPAPPPTRLPGETLKYASAAAAAAASDKNGVGIAPLPPPPGASPAISNAQPVSKPPSSASPQVAPAQPVQRLISNAANSDDLSNQSKSPTLSSVAASRPGTVPPTPAITKAETTTQKQQQPQQQPQPQPQPSKDRPIANGEKKEESNAEESVYHLPPGLQDLIHSFEATKSRATAPQSGSTQRLLVASHNTCPEPSDAEKPRHYKPQTPYNTPLYYPQDVLPIFDDPRLYENGRIETDTLFYLFYYRQATYQQYLAAKALKNQSWRFHKQYQTWFQRHEEPKTITEEFEQGTYRFFDYESTWMNRRKADFKFVYKFLEDDL; this is encoded by the exons ATGACATCTCGAAAAACGCAGCAAGAGATCGATCGGACCTTCAAGAAGGTCGCGGAAGGCATCCAATCCTTCGAGGGCATATATGAGAAGATCAAGACCACGACTAACCTTGCCCAGAGAGACAAGCTCGAGGACAACCTAAAAcgagagatcaagaaactacAGCGATTTCGTGACCAGATCAAGACATGGGCTTCCGGAAACGAGGTGAAGGACAAAGGTCCGCTTCTAGAACAGCGGAGAGCTATTGAAACT TGCATGGAACAATTCAAAGCTGTCGAGAAGGAGATGAAGACGAAAGCCTATTCGAAAGAGGGATTATCAGCCGCCGCAAGATTAGACCCcaaggaaaaggagagagtGGAAACCTGCGAGTTTCTCTCGTCGATGGTGGATATTCTTCAGCAGAAGATAGAGGCTATGGAGGCCGAGGAGGAGATGCTACAAGCTACAATGAAGAAGGGCAAAAAGGACGCGTCGAAGGCAACCAGATTAGCGGACATCTCGAGGATATCGGAACGGCATAAATGGCACGTCGCGAAACTGGAGCTGTTACTTCGATCATTACAAAACGGAAATGTGGAAACGGGTCAAGTTATCGATATCAAAGAAGCCATAAAATATTACGCTGAAGACGGTCACAATGCAGATTTTTGCGGCGAAGACGAGACAATATATGATGATATCGAACTTGGAGACGACGAAGCTCAATTCGGCATGGGTCTAGACAATGATCGTGTGTCCTCACAAGACACCCAATCGATACAAGAGGACGACCAGTCGGAGGTACGAAGAGGGAAAGCGGATACCGGTCCTCCAAGACGCTCGTCAACACAAACGAAATCGCCTCTATCGGCCCTCGCAACGCTTAACCTCAATGGACAGTCATCCACGCCGGCCCCCACCATGAAACCTGCGCCACCACCAACAAGGTTACCCGGAGAGACTTTGAAATATGCTTCTGCGGCGGCCGCTGCCGCTGCAAGCGATAAGAACGGAGTCGGCATAGCTCCTTTACCCCCGCCGCCTGGGGCAAGTCCTGCAATATCCAACGCACAACCGGTTTCGAAACCCCCGTCTTCTGCATCGCCTCAAGTAGCACCCGCGCAACCCGTACAAAGATTGATATCCAACGCTGCCAACTCTGATGACTTGAGCAACCAGTCTAAATCTCCGACTTTGAGCAGCGTCGCGGCGAGCCGGCCAGGCACTGTGCCACCTACACCCGCGATCACCAAGGCTGAAACGACAACACAGAAGCAGCAACAACCGCAACAACAACCACAGCCACAGCCACAGCCGTCGAAGGATCGCCCTATAGCCAACGgtgaaaagaaggaagaatcGAATGCCGAAGAGTCTGTCTATCACCTGCCACCCGGCCTTCAAGACTTGATACACTCCTTCGAGGCTACGAAGTCCAGAGCAACTGCACCTCAGTCCGGATCAACGCAACGATTACTAGTAGCGAGTCATAATACGTGCCCAGAACCGAGCGATGCCGAGAAGCCACGCCACTACAAGCCTCAAACACCTTACAACACCCCACTTTACTACCCGCAGGACGTGCTTCCCATCTTCGATGACCCACGGCTCTACGAAAATGGAAGAATAGAGACAGACACGCTGTTCTACCTATTCTATTATCGTCAGGCGACGTATCAACAATACCTAGCTGCCAAAGCGCTCAAGAACCAAAGCTGGCGGTTCCACAAGCAGTACCAGACATGGTTCCAGAGACATGAGGAACCAAAGACGATTACGGAGGAGTTTGAGCAAGGAACATATCGATTCTTCGATTATGAGAGCACATG GATGAACCGAAGAAAAGCGGATTTCAAATTCGTTTACAAGTTCCTTGAGGACGATCTCTAA